The following proteins are co-located in the Melanotaenia boesemani isolate fMelBoe1 chromosome 5, fMelBoe1.pri, whole genome shotgun sequence genome:
- the ecsit gene encoding evolutionarily conserved signaling intermediate in Toll pathway, mitochondrial → MRCPRCLLWLPASSLRGQSGKLLAGSRALLRSPSSSQFDAQYQVWRHFRSSPACPNNRPEPARFVNEDYKKMGKSLVTHDDLFEQMARESKTKATFNQVIEVFIKKDTRRRGHVEFIYAALKKMPEFGVAKDITVYNKILDVFPKEVFVPRNFIQRMFNHYPRQQECGVQLLEQMENYGVMPNIETKVLLVQIFGEKGHPVRKYQRIMYWFPKFKQINPFPVPEQLPEDPVDLARLSLTRIAGDLDAKVTVYQLPCTDVTESGEEILLPHIVGIQSPNQMELLAEHNPNKPVFVEGPFPLWLRKTCVHYYVLRADPTPPEEKVEEPYDPERCLDYPLQLDLDLDRDFGDDESFDVEDLDEGPVFAMCMTSQGDQTTLNQWISGLQENNPILGQVPTLFRLDSGPRELRGAAGAEPGQVQQAGPENPDPGEDAEVVEEDEPRRSHGMKQ, encoded by the exons ATGAGGTGTCCCCGCTGCCTCCTGTGGCTTCCAGCTTCCAGCCTGCGGGGTCAGTCCGGGAAGCTGCTCGCCGGGTCTCGAGCCCTGCTCCGGTCACCCTCCTCCAGCCAGTTTGATGCGCAGTACCAG GTGTGGAGGCATTTTCGCAGCAGTCCGGCATGTCCAAATAATCGACCTGAACCTGCACGGTTTGTTAACGAAGACTACAAGAAGATGGGGAAGTCTTTGGTCACCCATGATGACTTGTTTGAGCAGATGGCCCGGGAGTCCAAAACCAAGGCCACGTTTAACCAGGTGATCGAGGTCTTCATCAAGAAAGACACCAGACGGAGAGGTCACGTGGAGTTTATCTACGCAGCTCTGAAGAAGATGCCAGAATTTGGAGTGGCGAAAGACATCACTGTGTACAACAAGATACTGGATGTTTTTCCCAAAGAGGTGTTTGTGCCCAGAAACTTCATCCAGCGAATGTTTAACCACTACCCCAGACAGCAGGAGTGTGGAGTGCAGCTGCTGGAGCAGATGGAGAACTATG GTGTTATGCCCAACATTGAGACCAAAGTCCTGCTGGTCCAGATCTTTGGAGAGAAGGGCCATCCAGTCAGAAAATACCAGCGCATCATGTATTGGTTCCCCAAGTTCAAGCAGATAAACCCGTTCCCCGTCCCTGAACAGCTGCCTGAAGACCCAGTGGACCTGGCTCGCCTCAGCTTGACCCGCATCGCTGGCGACCTGGACGCCAAAGTCACCGTCTACcag CTGCCCTGCACAGACGTAACAGAGAGCGGAGAGGAGATTTTGCTTCCTCACATCGTAG GGATCCAGAGCCCCAACCAAATGGAGCTGCTGGCTGAACATAATCCCAACAAGCCGGTGTTTGTGGAGGGGCCCTTCCCTCTGTGGCTGAGAAAGACCTGCGTTCACTACTACGTCCTCAGAGCCGACCCCACGCCGCCTGAAGAGAAG GTGGAGGAGCCCTACGACCCAGAGAGGTGTTTGGACTATCCTCTGCagctggacctggacctggatcgTGACTTCGGGGACGACGAGAGCTTTGACGTGGAAGACT tggaTGAGGGTCCGGTCTTCGCCATGTGTATGACCAGTCAGGGAGACCAGACCACCCTCAACCAGTGGATCTCCGGCCTCCAGGAGAACAATCCCATCCTGGGTCAGGTCCCCACCCTGTTCCGTCTGGATTCTGGACCTCGGGAACTGCGAGGAGCAGCCGGCGCCGAGCCGGGCCAAGTCCAACAGGCAGGTCCGGAAAACCCGGATCCTGGAGAAGATGCTGAGGTTGTAGAGGAGGACGAGCCGAGGAGGAGCCATGGAATGAAGCAATGA